ATGAAGAGGCCTGGAAGCTCTCGACTGGCGACATGATGGGCCGGATGATGGGCGAGTATTTCCTGCCGCTGCTCGGCCATTTCGGCTTCAAGGATTATTTGAAGGCATCGCCCGACGTTCCCGACAGCGACGTCACGGTCGAATATTGCGCGCGCAACAACTGGATCGTCGGCTCGCCGGCGACGGTCACCGAGAAGATCGAGAAGATCTATCAGGAGGTCGGCGGCTTCGGCGTGCTCTTGGTGTTCGGCTTCGACTACAAGCACAAGCCCGAGGCCTGGCACAATTCGCTGCGGCTCTTGAAACAGGAAGTGTTGCCGCGGCTGAAGCACCTCGACGCCTCGGTCGGCCGCGCGGCGTAGGCGTCAGGATGAACATGCGGGGCAGCCTCAACGCTGCCCCGTGCTTCATGTCCCGCCCGATCTTACGCCCAGTGCATTGTCCGGAGAGCCGCCGCCGACACCGGAATGAATGAAGCGGATCGCACAGCACCGCAGCAACGGGATCGAGTGCTACCTTGGATCGATCGATCATCATTCCATGCCGCGCTGGGTGTGAATCGGCGCCCAAAAGCATCACGAGGTCGCGGCCATGTGAGGCGTCACGACTTTCGCGACGTGACGAAAAGGCCTAGCCTGACCGACGGCGCAGTTCATTTGATGAGGCATAGCGATGCGCAGCCGCGTCAGAAAATTTGCCCATATCCTGGAGCGCTTCGGCCTTGCCCTGGCGGGCGCCGCAAGCGGTCTGTTCGTCGCCATCCATGTCGGCTCGAGCGTGTCGGCGCTGACCTCGCAGGCGTTCCTGCTGATCATGATGCTGGGCGGCGCGATCGGCTTCTATCTCGGCATCGACACGCCGCCGAAGCTCTTCCACCCGAAGGACGGCGCCTCGACGCGCAAGATCGACGCGGCGGAACTACTCAGCGCGATCGGCACTTTCCTGGCGACCATGGTGGCGTTCTTCTCGGTTGGTGTCGTCGTGCTGCGCAGCGAGCCGGATATCGGCTGGACTGCGGCGATCATGGCCGGCTGGGTGCTCGGTGTCGCCATGCAGATCGTCGCCGGCACGATCGCCCGCACCCGGGTGTAATTACGCGCCGCGCGCCACGCCCAATCCGGCGAGATGCGTGTCGACGAACTGCGTGAGCCGCTCGCGCAGCATCTCCGGCGGCACCGCGACCATCCGCTCCTCGAGGCCCAGCGATATGATGCCGTGGACCGCGGAGAACATCATCCGCGACAGTAGCGCGACCTCGTTCGGATCGCGATCGGGCAACAGCCGCACCAGCGGCGCATGCATCAGCGCGAACGCATCCATCACCATCGCCAGGATATCCTCCGGAAACGGCCGGTCGTCCTCCATCCGGTGCTCGAACAGCGAGCGCAGCAGATTGGCGTGCTCGCTGGCGAAGCCGAGATAGGCGTCCGCGAGCCCGTGGAGCTGGCGCAGGGGATCCTCGGCCGGGACGGCCTTGAGCCGCGCGGCCAGGGCCTGAACGGTCTCCCTGTTCACGGTCAGGATCAGGCCGTCGAAGTCGCCGAACTCGTTATAGACGCTGCCGATGGAGCAGCCGGCGGCCTCGGCGACATCACGAACCTTCAATGATCTCAATCCTTTAATCGCGATATATCGACGCGCGATCTCGATCAGCAGAGCTCGCCGCTGAAGTTTTTTCCGGTCCCGTCGTGATTCTTCTTGAACAATGTTCATTTTCAGGCTACTAATTTGAGCGTTGCTCAAGTTGGCATAGGAGGCCACTCAGATGCAGACCCTAGCACTTCAACTGACCACCACCTTCGTCGATGATGCGATCGAGCTCGTGAAGGGCTTTGGCCGCGTCGTCCACTCGCTGGCGACCGAGCCGATCGAGCGGATCGCCCGTGCCTGCGACGTCGCGGGCGTGCTGGAGCAGCGGCGCGCCGAGCGCCCGGCGGCACAGCATGGCGGCCGCTGCAAGTCGCGCAACTGCAGCTGGTCGCCGTTCGGCGGCTTGCGTGAACTGACCTGAAGCGCTCCGGCCGCAATTGTCGCCGAAACCTCAACAAAGCACTCACCATGTCGCCGCGAGCTGGTCTCGAGATCGATCAACCCCAGGTCTGGATAAGGTCTCATACATCTCTGGCGGGCAATGTCGCCGCGGCCCGGCGCGTGTGGATGTGCGCCGGTTCGAACCGAACCGTTGCGGAAAAGACTAAAGGCTGCGGCATTTCCGTCAATTTCACCCCGTTCACCCATTCTCTGCCCAACCAATTCGCAGACCTGCCAGCGCCGTGCGCGCTAACCCAAGGAACCGGTCATGATCAAGGAATTGATGACGTCCCGCCGCTTCGCGCCGCTGTTCTGGTCGCAGTTCTGCTCTGCTTTGAACGACAACGTGCTGAAGAACGCGCTGGTCATCATGCTGCTGTATGGCGTCGCCAACGAGCAGGGGCCGGCATTGGTTCAGCTCGCGGGTGCGGTGTTTATCTTCCCGTTCTTCGTGCTGTCGGCACTCGGCGGTGAACTCGCCGACCGCTACGTCAAATCGATCGTCGCCCGCCGGCTGAAGTTCTTCGAGATCTTCGCCGCGGCTTTCGCCGCCGCCGGTTTCTTCACCCATTCGATCCCGCTGCTGTTCATTGCGCTGGCGCTGTTCGGCATCGTCGCCGCGCTGTTCGGGCCGGTGAAATATGCCGTGCTGCCCGACCAACTGTCGGTGTCCGAACTTGCGACCGGCAACGCACTGGTCGAGGGCGCGACCTTCATGGCGATCCTGATCGGCACCATCGCGGGCGGGCTGTTCGTCGCGGGTGCCAGCCATATGGGCTGGATCTGCGCCGCCGTGGTCGGCCTGTCGGTGCTGTCCTGGGGGTTTGCGTCGCGCATTCCGGTGACACAGCCTTCCGCGCCTGAGCTTGCCATTACCAAGAACCCGTGGACCTCGACGGTGCGCCTGTTGAAGTCGCTCTATGCCGAGCCGCGGCTGTGGGACGGCATGGTGATCGTGTCCTGGTTCTGGATGGTCGGCGCGATCGTGCTGTCGCTGCTGCCTGCGCTGATCAAGGAGGGCGTCGGCGGCACCGAGGGCGTGGTCACGCTGTGCCTCGCGGTGTTCGCGATCGGCATCGCTGCCGGTTCGCTGTTCGCCGCGCAGCTCAGCCATGTTCGGCCGAATCTCGCGCTGGTGCCGATCGGCGCCATCGTGATGGGCGTGGTCGGCCTAGACCTCGCACTTGCGATCGCCACCACCTCGCTCGGCAAGGACGTCACCGCGGCTGCGTTCGCGACCTCGTTCGGTGGCTTCCGCATGCTGGCCGACTTCTTCCTGTTCGCTTTCGGCGGCGGCCTGTTCGTGGTGCCGTCGTTTGCCGCCGTGCAGGCCTGGACCGCGCCGTCCGAGCGCGCCCGCATCATCGCTGCGGGCAACATTTTGCAGGCGGGCTTCATGGTTGCCGGCGCGGTGTTCGTCGGCGCGCTGCAGGCTACCGGTCTGCCGATCGCCTGGATCTTCTTCGGCCTTGCGATCGCGAGCTTCGGCACCGTCTGGTTCGTGCTGACCAAGTGGGGCAAGGAGGGCGTCCGCGATTTCGGCGCGCTGCTGTTCCGCGCGCTGTTCCGCCTCGAAGTGCGCGGCATGGAGAACCTGCCGCCCGCCGGCACGCGGATGCTGATCGCGCCCAATCACGTCAGTTTGGTCGACGGTCCGTTGCTGCATGCCATGCTGCCGATCGACGCCAGCTTTGCCGTCGACACCGGCATCGCCAAGGCGTGGTGGGCCAAGCCGTTCCTGAAGATGATCAAGCACTACACGATGGACCCGTCGAAGCCGTTGGCTGCGCGCGACCTGATCAAGCTGGTCGCCGCCGGCGAGCCGGTCGTGATCTTCCCGGAAGGCCGCATCACGGTGTCCGGTTCGCTGATGAAGGTCTATGACGGCACCGCGATGATCGCCGACAAGGCCGATGCGGTGGTCGTTCCGGTCCGCATCGAGGGCGCGCAGCGCTCGCATCTCAGCTATCTCAAGAACGGCGAGATCAAGCGCTCCTGGTTTCCCAAGGTGACGATCTCGATCCTGCCGCCGGTGAAGCTGCCGGTCGACCAGGCGCTGAGGGGCAAGGCGCGCCGCAACGCCGCCGGCGCCGCGCTGCAGGACGTCATGATCGATGCCATGGTCCAGAACGCGATGCTCGACCAGACGCTGTTCGAAGGTCTCGGCCATGCCTATCGCGACCGCGACACCGGCAAGCCTGTTATCGAGGACGCGCTCGGCACCAAGCTGACTTATCGCAAGCTAATCCTCGGGGCGCAGGTTCTGAGCCGCAAGCTCGAGCAGGGGACCTCGGTAGGCGAAAATGTCGGCGTGCTGTTGCCGAATTCGGCCGGCGTTGCTGTCGTGTTCATGGCGTTGCAGACCATCGGCCGCGTGCCGGCGATGCTCAACTTCTCGGCCGGGCCGGTCAACGTGCTGGCCGCGATGAAGGCGGCGCAGGTCAAGACCGTGCTGACCTCGCAGGCCTTCATCGAGAAGGGCAAGCTCGACAAGCTGATCGCGGCGATGGCCGGCCAGGCACGCGTGATCTATCTCGAGGATGTCAGAGCCGGCATCAGCCTCTCCGACAAGATTGCGGGCTTCCGCGCCGGCATCGCGCCGCGCATTGCGCGAAGCGCGAATGATCCCGCGGTGATCCTGTTTACCTCGGGTTCGGAAGGCACGCCGAAGGGCGTCGTGCTGTCCCACCGCAACATCCTCGCCAACGCAGCGCAGGCGCTGGCGCGGGTCGATGCCAATGCCAACGACAAGGTGTTCAATGTCCTGCCGGTATTCCACTCGTTCGGCCTGACCGGTGGCATGATGATGCCGATCCTCGGCGGCATCCCGATCTTCATGTATCCGTCGCCGCTGCATTACCGGATCGTGCCCGAGCTGATCTACCAGACCGGCGCCACCATCCTGTTCGGCACCGACACCTTCCTCACCGGCTACGCCCGCTCGGCGCATGCCTATGATTTCCGCACGCTGCGGCTCGTCATCGCCGGCGCGGAAGCGGTGAAGGAGCGCACGCGGCAGGTCTATATGGAGCGCTATGGCATTCGCATCCTCGAGGGCTACGGCGTCACCGAGACCGCGCCGGTGCTCGCGATGAACACGCCGATGGCCAACCGCCAAGGCACCGTCGGCCGGATTTCGCCGTTGATGCAGTACCGCCTCGATCCGGTCCCCGGCATCGAGGAGGGCGGCCGGCTGTCGGTGAAGGGGCCGAACGTCATGATCGGCTATCTCCGTGTCGAGAATCCCGGCGTGCTGGAGCCGCTGCCCGATGGTTGGCACGACACCGGCGACATCGTCACGGTCGATGCGCAGGGCTTCATCGCGATCAAGGGCCGCGCCAAGCGCTTCGCCAAGATCGCGGGCGAAATGGTCTCGCTCTCCGCAGTGGAGGCGATGGCATCGGCGCTGTGGCCGCAGGCGATGTCGGTTGCGGTGACGCTGCCCGATCAACGCAAGGGCGAGCGCATCGTGCTGCTCACCACCGAGAGGAATGCCGACCGCGCCGCGATGCAGCGCCAGGC
The window above is part of the Bradyrhizobium sp. PSBB068 genome. Proteins encoded here:
- a CDS encoding TetR/AcrR family transcriptional regulator, with amino-acid sequence MNIVQEESRRDRKKLQRRALLIEIARRYIAIKGLRSLKVRDVAEAAGCSIGSVYNEFGDFDGLILTVNRETVQALAARLKAVPAEDPLRQLHGLADAYLGFASEHANLLRSLFEHRMEDDRPFPEDILAMVMDAFALMHAPLVRLLPDRDPNEVALLSRMMFSAVHGIISLGLEERMVAVPPEMLRERLTQFVDTHLAGLGVARGA
- a CDS encoding acyl-[ACP]--phospholipid O-acyltransferase, yielding MIKELMTSRRFAPLFWSQFCSALNDNVLKNALVIMLLYGVANEQGPALVQLAGAVFIFPFFVLSALGGELADRYVKSIVARRLKFFEIFAAAFAAAGFFTHSIPLLFIALALFGIVAALFGPVKYAVLPDQLSVSELATGNALVEGATFMAILIGTIAGGLFVAGASHMGWICAAVVGLSVLSWGFASRIPVTQPSAPELAITKNPWTSTVRLLKSLYAEPRLWDGMVIVSWFWMVGAIVLSLLPALIKEGVGGTEGVVTLCLAVFAIGIAAGSLFAAQLSHVRPNLALVPIGAIVMGVVGLDLALAIATTSLGKDVTAAAFATSFGGFRMLADFFLFAFGGGLFVVPSFAAVQAWTAPSERARIIAAGNILQAGFMVAGAVFVGALQATGLPIAWIFFGLAIASFGTVWFVLTKWGKEGVRDFGALLFRALFRLEVRGMENLPPAGTRMLIAPNHVSLVDGPLLHAMLPIDASFAVDTGIAKAWWAKPFLKMIKHYTMDPSKPLAARDLIKLVAAGEPVVIFPEGRITVSGSLMKVYDGTAMIADKADAVVVPVRIEGAQRSHLSYLKNGEIKRSWFPKVTISILPPVKLPVDQALRGKARRNAAGAALQDVMIDAMVQNAMLDQTLFEGLGHAYRDRDTGKPVIEDALGTKLTYRKLILGAQVLSRKLEQGTSVGENVGVLLPNSAGVAVVFMALQTIGRVPAMLNFSAGPVNVLAAMKAAQVKTVLTSQAFIEKGKLDKLIAAMAGQARVIYLEDVRAGISLSDKIAGFRAGIAPRIARSANDPAVILFTSGSEGTPKGVVLSHRNILANAAQALARVDANANDKVFNVLPVFHSFGLTGGMMMPILGGIPIFMYPSPLHYRIVPELIYQTGATILFGTDTFLTGYARSAHAYDFRTLRLVIAGAEAVKERTRQVYMERYGIRILEGYGVTETAPVLAMNTPMANRQGTVGRISPLMQYRLDPVPGIEEGGRLSVKGPNVMIGYLRVENPGVLEPLPDGWHDTGDIVTVDAQGFIAIKGRAKRFAKIAGEMVSLSAVEAMASALWPQAMSVAVTLPDQRKGERIVLLTTERNADRAAMQRQAKSVGASELSVPADIRVVDKVPLLGTGKTDYVGATALAKELATAPATQSEPAGDEPEPESLQQHVA